In the Leifsonia sp. 466MF genome, one interval contains:
- a CDS encoding LLM class flavin-dependent oxidoreductase, producing the protein MTRQIRFNAFDMNCVAHQSSGMWRHPEDQAWRYKDLTYWTELAKLLERGNFDGIFIADVLGTYDVYGGSNEAAIRHGAQVPVNDPILLVSAMALVTENLGFGITAGTAYEHPYPFARRMSTLDHLTNGRVGWNVVTGYLPSAARNMGHDDQLQHDDRYDHADEYLEVLYKLWEGSWEDDAVIRDRESGVFTDPSKVHEIGHRGKHFTVPGIHLSEPSPQRTPVIYQAGASKRGIAFAAENAEAIFVAASTKEGLKATVGKLRDALEAAGRDRYSARIYTLLTIITDETSEKAQAKFQDFLQYTSDEGALVFMSGWMGVDLSQYDLDEPIGNVDSNAIQSAVANFQRPNEDGGEWTVRDIGRNGAIGGLGPFIVGSASEIADQLQEWVEETDVDGFNLAYAITPGTFEDIVEYVIPELRKRGAYPEEYAPGTLRNKLHGAGDRLPETHRGARYKVAASRAV; encoded by the coding sequence ATGACCAGGCAGATCCGCTTCAACGCGTTCGACATGAACTGCGTCGCCCACCAGTCGTCCGGCATGTGGCGGCACCCCGAGGACCAGGCGTGGCGCTACAAGGACCTCACCTACTGGACCGAGCTGGCGAAGCTGCTGGAACGCGGGAACTTCGACGGCATCTTCATCGCCGACGTGCTCGGCACGTACGACGTGTACGGCGGCAGCAATGAGGCCGCCATCCGTCACGGCGCGCAGGTGCCGGTGAACGACCCCATCCTTCTCGTCTCGGCGATGGCGCTGGTGACCGAGAACCTGGGCTTCGGCATCACCGCGGGCACCGCCTACGAGCACCCGTACCCGTTCGCACGCCGCATGTCGACGCTCGACCACCTGACCAACGGCCGCGTCGGCTGGAACGTCGTCACCGGGTACCTGCCCTCCGCCGCCCGCAACATGGGCCACGACGACCAGCTGCAGCACGACGACCGCTACGACCACGCCGACGAGTACCTCGAGGTGCTCTACAAGCTGTGGGAGGGGTCGTGGGAGGACGACGCGGTCATCCGCGACCGCGAGTCCGGTGTCTTCACCGACCCGTCGAAGGTGCACGAGATCGGCCACCGCGGCAAGCACTTCACCGTGCCGGGCATCCACCTCTCCGAGCCGAGCCCGCAGCGCACGCCGGTCATCTACCAGGCCGGCGCATCCAAGCGCGGCATCGCGTTCGCGGCAGAGAACGCGGAGGCGATCTTCGTCGCCGCCTCCACCAAGGAGGGTCTGAAGGCCACCGTCGGCAAGCTCCGCGACGCCCTCGAGGCGGCGGGCCGCGACCGGTACTCGGCACGCATCTACACGCTGCTGACGATCATCACCGACGAGACCAGCGAGAAGGCGCAGGCGAAGTTCCAGGACTTCCTGCAGTACACCAGCGACGAGGGCGCGCTCGTCTTCATGTCGGGGTGGATGGGCGTGGATCTCTCGCAGTACGACCTGGACGAGCCGATCGGCAACGTCGACAGCAACGCCATCCAGTCGGCGGTTGCGAACTTCCAGCGGCCGAACGAGGACGGCGGCGAGTGGACAGTGCGCGACATCGGCCGCAACGGCGCCATCGGCGGGCTCGGGCCGTTCATCGTCGGCTCGGCCTCCGAGATCGCGGACCAGCTGCAGGAGTGGGTCGAGGAGACCGACGTCGATGGGTTCAACCTGGCCTACGCCATCACGCCCGGGACGTTCGAGGACATCGTCGAGTACGTCATCCCGGAGCTGCGCAAGCGCGGCGCCTATCCCGAGGAGTACGCGCCGGGGACCCTGCGGAACAAGTTGCACGGCGCGGGCGACCGGCTGCCGGAGACGCACCGCGGAGCCCGGTACAAGGTGGCGGCATCCCGGGCCGTCTGA
- the phoA gene encoding alkaline phosphatase, with the protein MFRSASRWKGGAVLVAASGVLAAALLPAPALAATSDNGGAARNPDDSTTALRQSIVNGPAKNVILLIGDGMGDSEITVARNYQYGAGGMLPGIDALPLTGQYTTYSVYKDGANKGKPDYVPDSAATGSAWATGTKTYDNAISVDIDGKPQATLLELARANGLRTGNVSTAEIQDATPAVEVAHVGARSCYGPDSASCGSDALENGGLGSISEQLLDARADVTLGGGSTSFTQTAKAGQWKDETLFDQAAERGYQVVGDAAGLAGVAEANQQKPLLGLFTPGNFPTRYASTTATVGGADQAPVTCTPNPARLATDLSLSSLTNKAISLLDKPGGDGFFLQVEGASIDKRDHSADACGQIGETVDLDEAVQAALAFAKKDGNTLVIVTADHAHTSQIVDSTPPATLSTALTTADGTVMKVAYGTAAAGGSQQHTGAQLRIAGYGPGAADVVGLTDQSDTFFTIARALELNRDYAALSAGASVTLNATTVKPGDPITATLAGFRGDRQVTGVMQSDPVALPRTDVLGGSAAITATAPTDLGAHTITVTGAQSGKAVTVNFEVTADGQPSGALPGGSAGGSTGGGNGAVTAGSTSAGSLASTGSIVAPLIVVIALALLIAGYLFVTRGRRRPGGAPQV; encoded by the coding sequence ATGTTCCGTTCCGCTTCGCGCTGGAAGGGCGGCGCCGTGCTCGTCGCCGCCTCCGGCGTGCTCGCCGCCGCGCTGCTCCCCGCGCCCGCGCTGGCCGCCACCTCCGACAACGGGGGCGCCGCCCGCAACCCCGACGACTCCACGACGGCGCTCCGCCAGTCGATCGTCAACGGTCCCGCCAAGAACGTCATCCTGCTCATCGGCGACGGGATGGGCGACAGCGAGATCACGGTCGCCCGCAACTACCAGTACGGCGCGGGCGGCATGCTTCCCGGCATCGACGCACTGCCGCTCACCGGCCAGTACACGACCTACTCCGTGTACAAGGACGGCGCGAACAAGGGCAAGCCGGACTACGTGCCGGACTCCGCCGCCACCGGCTCCGCGTGGGCGACAGGCACCAAGACCTACGACAACGCGATCTCCGTCGACATCGACGGCAAGCCGCAGGCGACCCTGCTGGAGCTGGCACGCGCCAACGGCCTCCGCACCGGCAATGTCAGCACCGCCGAGATCCAGGACGCGACCCCGGCCGTCGAGGTCGCGCACGTGGGCGCCCGCTCCTGCTACGGGCCGGACAGCGCATCGTGCGGTTCCGACGCCCTCGAGAACGGCGGACTCGGCTCCATCAGCGAGCAGCTGCTCGACGCCCGCGCCGACGTGACCCTGGGCGGAGGGTCGACCTCCTTCACGCAGACCGCGAAGGCCGGCCAGTGGAAGGACGAGACGCTGTTCGACCAGGCCGCCGAGCGCGGATATCAGGTCGTCGGCGACGCCGCGGGCCTCGCGGGCGTGGCGGAGGCGAACCAGCAGAAGCCGCTGCTCGGCCTGTTCACCCCCGGCAACTTCCCGACGCGCTACGCCTCGACGACGGCGACCGTCGGCGGCGCGGACCAGGCGCCGGTCACCTGCACGCCGAACCCGGCCCGGCTGGCGACCGACCTCTCCCTCTCGTCGCTGACCAACAAGGCGATCTCCCTCCTGGACAAGCCGGGCGGTGACGGCTTCTTCCTCCAGGTCGAGGGCGCCAGCATCGACAAGCGCGACCACTCGGCTGACGCGTGCGGCCAGATCGGCGAGACCGTCGACCTCGACGAGGCTGTGCAGGCAGCGCTCGCGTTCGCGAAGAAGGACGGCAACACCCTGGTCATCGTGACCGCCGACCACGCCCACACCAGCCAGATCGTCGACAGCACCCCGCCGGCGACCCTCTCGACCGCGCTGACAACCGCCGACGGCACCGTGATGAAGGTCGCCTACGGCACCGCGGCCGCCGGGGGCTCGCAGCAGCACACGGGCGCCCAGCTGCGCATCGCCGGCTACGGCCCCGGCGCGGCCGACGTCGTCGGCCTGACCGACCAGTCCGACACGTTCTTCACCATCGCCCGCGCTCTGGAGCTGAACCGCGACTACGCGGCCCTCAGCGCCGGCGCGTCAGTGACACTGAACGCCACGACGGTGAAGCCGGGCGACCCGATCACCGCGACGCTGGCGGGCTTCCGCGGCGACCGTCAGGTCACCGGGGTCATGCAGTCCGACCCGGTCGCGCTGCCGCGCACCGACGTGCTCGGCGGATCGGCGGCCATCACGGCGACCGCCCCGACCGACCTCGGCGCCCACACCATCACCGTCACAGGAGCGCAGAGCGGCAAGGCGGTGACGGTGAACTTCGAGGTCACCGCCGACGGCCAGCCCTCCGGCGCCCTGCCCGGCGGATCGGCCGGTGGATCGACCGGTGGCGGCAACGGCGCGGTGACCGCCGGATCCACCTCCGCGGGCTCGCTCGCATCGACCGGTTCGATCGTCGCGCCGCTCATCGTGGTGATCGCGCTGGCCCTGCTGATCGCGGGCTACCTGTTCGTCACCCGCGGCCGTCGCCGCCCGGGCGGTGCCCCGCAGGTCTGA
- a CDS encoding alpha/beta hydrolase translates to MTRSSRTRRRILIAGGAVLGVLVLTVVGFLAWASTPMMGDRSAALEAWRDPAVRIHDAGDSVVMEPTGTPSGDGLVFVPGALVDPYAYLNKLSGAVAETGLTVVITKPTLNLAFFDQRPLSTFTAHASEVTDWYVGGHSLGGVRACQLAEDPKVTGLILFGSYCANDLSGADLHVLSIGGSRDGLSTPAKLAANRHLLPEDARMVEIDGMDHAQFGDYGAQPGDRPATIDDEAARDELTQALSGFLSE, encoded by the coding sequence GTGACCCGGTCCAGCAGAACCCGTCGCCGCATCCTCATCGCGGGTGGCGCTGTCCTCGGCGTCCTCGTCCTGACCGTGGTCGGCTTCCTGGCCTGGGCGTCCACCCCGATGATGGGCGACCGGTCCGCAGCGCTCGAGGCTTGGCGCGACCCGGCCGTCCGGATCCACGACGCCGGCGACTCCGTCGTCATGGAGCCGACCGGAACGCCCTCCGGCGACGGCCTGGTGTTCGTTCCCGGCGCGCTTGTCGACCCGTACGCCTACCTGAACAAGCTCTCGGGCGCCGTCGCCGAGACGGGCCTCACCGTGGTGATCACGAAGCCGACGCTCAACCTGGCCTTCTTCGACCAGCGGCCGCTGTCCACGTTCACCGCCCACGCCTCGGAGGTGACGGACTGGTACGTCGGCGGCCACTCCCTCGGCGGCGTCCGCGCCTGCCAGCTGGCCGAGGATCCGAAGGTGACCGGACTCATCCTGTTCGGCTCGTACTGCGCAAACGACCTCAGCGGCGCCGATCTGCACGTGCTGTCGATCGGAGGCAGCCGCGACGGCCTGAGCACGCCCGCCAAGCTCGCGGCGAACCGGCACCTGCTGCCGGAGGACGCGCGGATGGTGGAGATCGACGGCATGGACCACGCGCAGTTCGGCGACTACGGCGCCCAGCCGGGCGACCGACCGGCCACCATCGACGACGAGGCGGCTCGCGACGAGTTGACCCAGGCGCTCAGCGGCTTCCTTTCCGAGTGA
- a CDS encoding VOC family protein, with translation MISSAVTLSYRDAPAAIAWLEALGFDVLQLQSGQDGSVLHSELRWADTVVMLASDDAAYDVPPLVGASTGVGLYLVTQDVDGMFARAVDAGATVVFPPEETEWGSRRARVLDPGGREWSFGSYRPGEQWSASA, from the coding sequence ATGATCTCGTCAGCGGTCACCCTCAGCTATCGCGACGCCCCGGCCGCGATCGCCTGGCTCGAAGCGCTCGGGTTCGACGTGCTCCAGCTGCAGTCCGGGCAGGACGGCTCGGTGCTGCACAGCGAACTGCGCTGGGCCGACACCGTCGTGATGCTGGCCTCGGACGACGCGGCCTACGACGTCCCGCCGCTGGTCGGCGCCTCCACCGGAGTCGGCCTGTACCTCGTGACCCAGGACGTCGACGGGATGTTCGCACGCGCGGTGGACGCCGGCGCGACGGTGGTCTTCCCGCCGGAGGAGACGGAGTGGGGCAGCCGCCGGGCACGTGTGCTCGACCCCGGCGGCCGGGAGTGGAGCTTCGGCTCCTATCGGCCCGGCGAGCAGTGGAGCGCCTCCGCCTGA
- a CDS encoding cytochrome c oxidase assembly protein, protein MAAVLYVGGVLRLRRRGRRWPLRLTASFLILGLGSYAVISFGFLGAESTDLRWAFTTRIALLLFVVPAFLALGRPVALARVALGPAGRRRTDRVMRSRPVRAFGNAIAAPAFACAVFLVFLTPLAAVLRDSVWSEWTISVLTPLVGLLLVLPIVAHSVVRTGFFITVEFLLAFVELVLDAIPGLLLRLNDGILDHAPAIVGRMPFWFPTPLHDQHLSGDLLWFIAEVADVPVLVLLFVRWMRLERTEGKRYDDLSDEELAELTRQHLRQRS, encoded by the coding sequence GTGGCAGCCGTTCTGTATGTGGGCGGCGTCCTCCGGCTCCGCCGCCGGGGCCGCCGCTGGCCGCTCCGGCTGACGGCCTCGTTCCTGATCCTCGGCCTCGGGTCGTACGCCGTCATCTCGTTCGGGTTCCTCGGCGCCGAGAGCACCGACCTCCGCTGGGCGTTCACGACCCGGATCGCGCTCCTGCTCTTCGTCGTCCCCGCGTTCCTCGCGCTCGGCCGGCCCGTCGCCCTCGCCCGCGTGGCCCTCGGCCCCGCCGGCCGCCGTCGCACGGACCGGGTGATGCGATCCCGGCCGGTGCGCGCGTTCGGCAACGCGATCGCCGCGCCCGCCTTCGCGTGCGCGGTGTTCCTCGTCTTCCTCACGCCGCTCGCCGCCGTGCTGCGCGACTCGGTGTGGTCCGAGTGGACCATCTCCGTCCTCACCCCGCTCGTCGGCCTCCTGCTGGTGCTGCCGATCGTCGCGCACTCGGTCGTCCGCACCGGGTTCTTCATCACGGTGGAGTTCCTGCTCGCGTTCGTCGAACTGGTGCTGGATGCGATCCCCGGCCTTCTGCTGCGCCTCAACGACGGCATCCTCGACCACGCCCCGGCGATCGTCGGGCGGATGCCGTTCTGGTTCCCCACTCCCCTCCACGACCAGCACCTCTCCGGCGACCTGTTGTGGTTCATCGCCGAGGTCGCCGACGTGCCCGTGCTCGTCCTGCTGTTCGTCCGATGGATGCGCCTGGAGCGCACCGAGGGCAAGCGTTACGACGACCTGAGCGACGAGGAGCTGGCCGAACTGACCCGGCAGCACCTCCGCCAGCGCAGCTGA
- a CDS encoding molybdopterin-dependent oxidoreductase, protein MSAKKRIGTIALAALAGAVSGGVFLGAAELVALLTVRDASPIIAVGSFVIDIVPRWAKELAIDLFGSNDKLFLLASLGLAVFVAAAVAGVVEWWRRWVGVALFVLAGVAAVVATLTRTGASPFGFLPAAVGALLGAVVLRLLIGRLHAWRDGTAGAERVGVDRRRFLVLTSVAAAGALVAGVGSRLGSAATSSIAAVRSALTLPTPASRLKVPAGAELDAPGISPLFTPNTDFYRVDTALTVPSVDPANWRLTIDGLVEKRVELSFQDLVDMRPAEYGVTLTCVSNEVGGNLVGNARWLGVPVRDILALARPRRGADMVLSRSVDGFTASTPLDALTDDGRDAILAIGMNGEPLPLEHGFPVRMVVPGLYGYVSATKWLTELKVTTFAADQAYWTPRGYSAKAPIKLSSRIDTPRVDKPLSAGPTKIAGVAWAQTVGIRTVEVRIDGGQWQQATLSTPINADTWVQWSLDWDATAGSHTLAVRATDRAGRVQEQKRTPIAPNGSTGWQQTLVRVG, encoded by the coding sequence ATGTCAGCGAAGAAGAGAATCGGCACCATCGCCCTGGCCGCACTCGCCGGGGCGGTGAGCGGTGGCGTGTTCCTCGGAGCGGCCGAACTGGTGGCCCTGCTGACCGTGCGCGACGCGAGCCCGATCATCGCGGTCGGCTCGTTCGTGATCGACATCGTCCCCCGCTGGGCGAAGGAACTGGCGATCGACCTGTTCGGGTCGAACGACAAGCTGTTCCTCCTGGCGAGCCTGGGCCTCGCGGTCTTCGTCGCCGCCGCCGTCGCGGGGGTGGTGGAGTGGTGGCGTCGGTGGGTCGGCGTCGCGCTGTTCGTTCTCGCGGGTGTCGCGGCCGTGGTGGCGACGCTGACCCGCACGGGGGCCAGCCCGTTCGGCTTCCTTCCGGCCGCGGTCGGAGCCCTGCTCGGCGCGGTGGTGCTGCGACTGCTGATCGGGCGGCTTCACGCCTGGCGCGACGGGACCGCGGGAGCGGAAAGGGTCGGCGTCGACCGCCGCCGGTTCCTGGTGCTCACGTCGGTCGCAGCGGCGGGAGCCCTAGTCGCCGGGGTCGGGTCGCGCCTGGGGTCCGCTGCCACGTCATCCATCGCCGCGGTCCGCTCGGCGCTCACGCTCCCGACGCCGGCCTCCCGCCTGAAAGTGCCTGCCGGCGCCGAACTCGACGCTCCCGGCATCAGCCCTCTCTTCACGCCGAACACGGACTTCTACCGGGTGGACACGGCCCTCACCGTGCCGTCTGTCGACCCGGCGAATTGGCGCCTCACCATCGACGGGTTGGTCGAGAAGCGCGTCGAGCTCAGCTTCCAGGACCTCGTCGACATGCGCCCAGCCGAGTACGGCGTCACCCTGACGTGCGTGTCGAACGAGGTCGGCGGCAACCTGGTCGGGAACGCGCGGTGGCTCGGCGTGCCGGTCCGCGACATCCTCGCCCTCGCCCGTCCGCGCCGGGGCGCCGATATGGTGCTGTCGCGCAGCGTCGACGGCTTCACCGCCAGCACCCCGCTGGATGCGCTCACCGACGACGGCCGCGACGCCATCCTCGCGATCGGGATGAACGGCGAACCGCTCCCCCTCGAGCACGGTTTCCCGGTGCGGATGGTGGTGCCGGGCCTGTACGGCTACGTGTCGGCGACGAAATGGCTGACCGAGCTGAAGGTGACGACCTTCGCCGCCGATCAGGCGTACTGGACTCCCCGCGGCTACAGTGCGAAAGCCCCGATCAAGCTCTCCAGCCGCATCGACACCCCGCGCGTGGACAAGCCGCTCTCCGCCGGCCCGACGAAGATCGCCGGTGTCGCGTGGGCGCAGACGGTCGGCATCCGCACCGTCGAGGTGCGGATCGACGGTGGCCAGTGGCAGCAGGCGACGCTCTCCACTCCGATCAACGCCGACACCTGGGTGCAGTGGTCGCTCGACTGGGACGCCACAGCGGGCAGCCACACCCTCGCGGTGCGCGCCACCGATCGCGCGGGCCGCGTGCAGGAGCAGAAGCGCACGCCGATCGCGCCGAACGGATCGACAGGATGGCAGCAGACGCTGGTGCGGGTGGGCTGA
- a CDS encoding fasciclin domain-containing protein, giving the protein MRSTARLAAAAILAAAALTLTACSSGAGSATSSDSGSSMSKSTPSASKMDPAADLVGPGCAAYAKQVPSGAGSVSGMAEDPVATAASNNPLLTTLVAAVSGKLNPQVNLVDTLNGGDFTVFAPVDDAFKKIDPATIESLKTEAGTATLTSILTYHVVPGQLAPSDIDGTHKTVEGGDVTVTGSGDSMKVNDANVICGGVKTANATVYLIDSVLMPPAK; this is encoded by the coding sequence ATGCGATCCACAGCTCGTCTCGCAGCGGCAGCCATCCTGGCCGCAGCCGCCCTCACCCTCACCGCCTGTTCGTCCGGTGCGGGCAGCGCCACCTCCAGCGACTCCGGCTCCTCGATGAGCAAGTCCACCCCGTCCGCCTCGAAGATGGACCCGGCCGCCGACCTCGTCGGTCCCGGCTGCGCGGCATACGCCAAGCAGGTCCCGTCGGGTGCGGGCTCCGTCTCCGGCATGGCCGAGGACCCGGTGGCCACCGCGGCCAGCAACAACCCGCTGCTGACGACGCTCGTCGCGGCCGTCTCGGGCAAGCTGAACCCGCAGGTGAACCTGGTCGACACCCTGAACGGCGGCGACTTCACCGTCTTCGCCCCGGTCGACGACGCCTTCAAGAAGATCGACCCGGCGACCATCGAGTCGCTGAAGACCGAGGCGGGCACGGCCACGCTGACCTCGATCCTCACCTACCACGTGGTGCCCGGACAGCTTGCGCCGTCTGACATCGACGGCACCCACAAGACCGTCGAGGGCGGCGACGTCACCGTCACCGGCTCCGGCGACTCCATGAAGGTCAACGACGCCAACGTCATCTGCGGCGGCGTCAAGACAGCCAACGCGACCGTGTACCTGATCGACTCGGTCCTGATGCCCCCGGCCAAGTAA
- a CDS encoding MBL fold metallo-hydrolase — protein MLVDAGLGPALDPMPDGMMLVGGQLPTGLRGAGIHPAEVTDIVITHFHMDHVGWLFGTDEQPTFPNARLWFGAGEWAHFVEGPGQMAPHIRAGLRARAGTPTLRPVDTGVYVAPGVRAVPAPGHTPGHLAVVVESRGERLILLGDAITIPQQMAEGGWHSLGDVDAARAEQSRQELWALLSAPGATGVGAHFPELRNGRVVSGEWSPVGG, from the coding sequence GTGCTGGTGGATGCCGGACTCGGCCCGGCCCTCGACCCGATGCCCGACGGGATGATGCTGGTCGGCGGGCAACTGCCGACCGGACTGCGCGGGGCGGGCATCCACCCGGCCGAGGTCACCGACATCGTGATCACCCACTTCCATATGGACCACGTCGGCTGGCTGTTCGGCACGGATGAACAGCCCACCTTCCCGAACGCCCGCCTCTGGTTCGGAGCGGGCGAGTGGGCGCACTTCGTCGAGGGCCCGGGCCAGATGGCGCCGCACATTCGGGCCGGCCTCCGAGCCCGCGCCGGGACGCCGACGCTGCGGCCCGTCGACACGGGGGTTTACGTCGCGCCCGGAGTCCGGGCCGTGCCCGCACCCGGACACACGCCAGGACACCTGGCCGTGGTGGTCGAGTCGCGCGGTGAGCGGCTCATCCTGCTGGGCGACGCGATCACGATCCCGCAGCAGATGGCCGAAGGGGGCTGGCACTCCCTGGGCGACGTGGATGCGGCCCGCGCCGAGCAGTCGCGTCAGGAGCTGTGGGCGCTCCTCTCTGCGCCGGGTGCGACCGGTGTCGGCGCGCACTTCCCCGAGTTGCGGAACGGACGGGTCGTGAGCGGGGAGTGGTCGCCCGTCGGCGGGTAG
- a CDS encoding GNAT family N-acetyltransferase — protein MAIDVLPATGRFDDFATFMVPRKPGAGGCVCMSYRDARLNTAGRVDHMRAECSSEPGPGVLAYLDGEVAGWCSVAPKSTYRRLMNSRTIPHLDEERDPWSIVCFVVRGGFRKRGLMHDLLDGAVEHARASGAALVEGYPVDTGGERVDVISGYVGTVELFEKHGFSRVLATDAHSGGQVRWLMRRELGA, from the coding sequence ATGGCCATCGACGTCCTCCCCGCCACGGGCCGCTTCGACGACTTCGCCACCTTCATGGTGCCCCGGAAGCCCGGCGCGGGCGGCTGCGTCTGCATGTCTTACCGGGATGCCCGGCTCAACACGGCGGGCCGGGTCGACCACATGCGCGCCGAGTGCTCCTCGGAACCCGGCCCCGGCGTTCTCGCGTACCTCGACGGCGAGGTGGCGGGCTGGTGCTCGGTCGCGCCGAAGTCGACGTACCGCCGCTTGATGAACTCCCGCACCATCCCCCACCTCGACGAGGAACGCGACCCCTGGTCGATCGTCTGCTTCGTCGTGCGTGGCGGATTCCGCAAGCGCGGCCTGATGCACGACCTGCTCGACGGCGCGGTCGAGCACGCCCGCGCCTCCGGTGCCGCGCTGGTCGAGGGCTACCCGGTCGACACCGGCGGCGAGCGCGTGGATGTGATCAGCGGCTACGTCGGAACGGTCGAGCTCTTCGAGAAGCACGGCTTCTCGCGCGTGCTGGCCACGGACGCCCACTCGGGCGGCCAGGTGCGGTGGCTGATGCGGCGCGAACTCGGCGCCTGA
- a CDS encoding C40 family peptidase, with amino-acid sequence MTGGERRRALEQERAERGGGTSRRRGTRRGSAPRASRRGIALGASGATIALLAGIAMAPPAVAEPIDIVTAAASGHAGHQAMTVSAIVASARIDRDDPVASAVAGIIAGQGGASGERAAGAIVSALALGGAREQIVATALSYLGDPYVLDGSDHSGIDCSGLVMVSYAAVGIPLGHLVHLQDDAGRPISESDAQPGDLVVFDDEEHIAIYLGDGMLIQAPEEGRPVEITTVWQGVPHHFTRLLP; translated from the coding sequence ATGACGGGCGGCGAACGACGGCGGGCTCTGGAGCAGGAACGGGCTGAGCGCGGCGGCGGCACCTCGCGGAGGCGTGGCACACGCCGAGGGTCCGCGCCCCGAGCCTCCCGCCGCGGGATCGCACTGGGCGCCTCCGGCGCCACCATCGCTCTCCTCGCCGGCATCGCCATGGCGCCGCCGGCCGTCGCGGAGCCCATCGACATCGTGACGGCCGCCGCGAGCGGGCACGCGGGCCACCAGGCCATGACCGTCTCGGCCATCGTCGCCTCCGCCCGTATCGACCGTGACGACCCCGTCGCCTCCGCGGTCGCCGGCATCATCGCCGGCCAGGGCGGCGCTTCGGGCGAGCGGGCCGCCGGGGCGATCGTCTCCGCCCTCGCCCTCGGCGGCGCGCGCGAACAGATCGTCGCCACCGCGCTCAGCTACCTCGGCGACCCGTACGTGCTCGACGGCTCGGATCACTCGGGCATCGACTGCTCGGGACTCGTCATGGTCTCGTACGCGGCCGTCGGCATCCCTCTCGGGCACCTCGTCCACCTGCAGGACGACGCCGGGCGACCGATCAGCGAGAGCGACGCCCAGCCCGGCGACCTGGTGGTGTTCGACGACGAGGAGCACATCGCGATCTACCTGGGCGACGGGATGCTCATCCAGGCACCCGAGGAGGGCCGCCCGGTCGAGATCACCACCGTCTGGCAGGGCGTTCCCCACCACTTCACGCGCCTGCTGCCCTGA
- a CDS encoding LysE family translocator, with translation MTVASLLAFAGLCLVLALTPGPDTFLVLRFSLARQGAGIAAAAGTALGSLVWAVAVALGLAAVLEQSAEVFRILKIVGGLYLIYLGVAAFIASRKGKAHGVEPTSRRTGLRSGFTAGMLSTMMNPKVGLFFLAIAPQFVPHDGSTIASTLLLGAIVAVVGSLYLVVVALLAGRAVAWLKRPAVTTWLERISAGILAALGIGTIALSAES, from the coding sequence ATGACCGTCGCCAGCCTGCTCGCCTTCGCCGGCCTCTGCCTCGTGCTCGCCCTCACGCCGGGGCCGGACACGTTCCTCGTCCTCCGCTTCAGCCTGGCGCGGCAGGGCGCGGGCATCGCGGCCGCCGCGGGCACCGCGCTCGGGTCGCTGGTGTGGGCGGTGGCGGTGGCCCTGGGGCTCGCCGCCGTGCTGGAGCAGTCGGCCGAGGTCTTCCGCATCCTCAAGATCGTCGGCGGTCTGTACCTGATCTACCTCGGCGTGGCCGCGTTCATCGCGAGCCGGAAGGGCAAGGCGCACGGCGTCGAGCCGACCTCCCGTCGCACCGGGCTGCGGTCGGGATTCACCGCGGGGATGCTGTCCACGATGATGAACCCGAAGGTCGGCCTGTTCTTCCTGGCCATCGCGCCGCAGTTCGTCCCCCACGACGGCTCGACCATCGCCAGCACGCTGCTGCTCGGCGCGATCGTCGCCGTGGTCGGCTCGCTCTACCTCGTGGTGGTCGCGCTCCTGGCCGGCCGCGCGGTCGCCTGGCTGAAGCGTCCGGCTGTCACGACCTGGCTCGAACGCATCTCGGCCGGGATCCTGGCGGCGCTCGGGATCGGGACGATCGCGCTCAGCGCGGAGTCGTAA